One region of Marivirga arenosa genomic DNA includes:
- a CDS encoding class I lanthipeptide, which translates to MKKKKNLNPLELDKETIAKLDEKQLESLAGGKNDPDEQDEATCFLTNIRISLRKCGDESLDREGGCCNTTVIAE; encoded by the coding sequence ATGAAAAAGAAGAAAAATTTAAACCCGCTTGAATTAGACAAAGAAACAATTGCAAAATTAGACGAAAAGCAATTAGAATCACTAGCTGGTGGTAAAAATGACCCTGATGAGCAAGATGAGGCTACATGTTTCCTAACTAATATCAGAATTAGTTTACGTAAATGTGGTGACGAATCACTTGATAGAGAAGGAGGATGTTGTAATACAACTGTTATAGCAGAATAA
- a CDS encoding peptidase domain-containing ABC transporter: protein MHSKFKFYKQLDYMDCGPTCLRMVSAFYGNEYTLDYLRSISHITKNGVSFLGLSEAAEKIGFRTLVGKISYEQLKEEVPLPCILHWNQDHFVVLYDVKEKNAFRKKDKLVIGDPGHDLVEVDAETFKKCWISTEDGKGVALLMETTPEFYSYNQDNSGASKSKDVSSIGFLLQYLRPYKSYFFQIFLGMILSSFISMCFPFLTQSLVDFGINKQNVDFVYLVLISQLSLFLGGVFVNLIRNWILLHVSTRISITIISNFLIKLMKLPINFFESKNIGDITQRISDHHRIESFLTGSTLSTLFSIINLIIFSIVLGIYDLRFLLIFFIGSAISVGWIFLFLKKRRDIDYNRFQRGRENQNSIYEIITGMQEIKLYNSQKSRRWEWERIQSKLFKINIKSLALEQYQEIGSTFFTQLKNISISFMAAILVINGQITLGVMLSISYIIGQMNGPLNQLIQFVRTIQDAKISLERLGEIHNKQNEEKSDDTQSADLNEESFGHSLNQVFFAKGLNSQFKSGISLDNVSFRYGSEKSSMVLKNLNLHIPKGKVTAIVGESGSGKTTLLKLLLKFYTPTEGNISVDGSNLNDISAKLWRNQCGTVMQDGYIFSDSIARNIALDGKNIDEVKLMNAVHVANAHEYISQLPLGFTTRIGNTGSGLSGGQKQRIFIARAVYKEPNYMFFDEATSALDSNNESIIMENLDEFYKGRTVLVIAHRLSTVKKADQIIVMKQGEIVEQGTHISLVNQGGYYYELVKNQLELGAA, encoded by the coding sequence ATGCACTCAAAATTCAAATTTTATAAGCAACTTGATTATATGGATTGTGGTCCCACTTGTTTGAGGATGGTGAGTGCTTTCTATGGAAATGAATATACTTTAGATTATTTGAGGTCAATTTCTCATATAACTAAAAATGGAGTTAGTTTTCTTGGTTTGAGTGAAGCTGCTGAGAAAATAGGTTTTAGAACATTAGTAGGGAAAATATCCTATGAGCAATTGAAGGAAGAGGTCCCTTTACCATGTATTCTTCACTGGAATCAGGATCATTTTGTGGTTCTTTATGATGTTAAAGAAAAAAATGCTTTTAGAAAAAAGGATAAACTTGTTATCGGTGATCCAGGTCATGACCTAGTAGAGGTGGATGCAGAAACCTTTAAGAAATGCTGGATTAGTACTGAAGATGGAAAAGGAGTTGCATTATTAATGGAAACAACCCCTGAATTTTATTCCTATAATCAGGACAACAGTGGAGCTTCTAAAAGTAAGGATGTAAGTAGTATTGGATTTTTGTTGCAGTACCTTAGGCCTTATAAATCCTATTTTTTTCAAATATTTCTTGGCATGATTCTGTCGAGTTTTATAAGCATGTGCTTTCCATTTTTAACACAAAGTTTGGTGGATTTTGGAATAAATAAACAAAATGTAGATTTCGTTTACCTTGTTCTTATTTCTCAACTAAGTCTCTTTTTGGGAGGTGTATTTGTTAATTTGATTCGAAACTGGATCCTTCTTCATGTCAGTACCCGAATTAGTATCACTATAATCTCAAATTTTCTTATCAAATTGATGAAATTACCTATCAATTTCTTCGAATCGAAAAATATTGGAGACATCACACAACGAATAAGTGATCATCACCGGATAGAAAGCTTTCTCACAGGGTCCACATTAAGTACACTGTTCTCAATTATCAATTTGATTATATTTTCGATAGTACTAGGTATTTATGATCTCAGATTCCTTTTAATATTCTTTATTGGAAGTGCAATTTCAGTAGGCTGGATTTTCTTATTCCTCAAGAAAAGAAGAGATATAGATTATAATAGATTTCAGAGAGGTAGAGAAAATCAAAATAGCATTTACGAGATCATTACGGGAATGCAAGAAATTAAACTATACAATAGCCAAAAATCAAGGAGATGGGAATGGGAAAGAATTCAATCAAAGCTTTTTAAAATAAATATCAAGAGCCTGGCATTAGAACAATACCAGGAAATAGGGTCAACATTTTTCACTCAGCTAAAAAATATTTCTATTTCTTTCATGGCAGCAATACTGGTAATAAATGGTCAAATCACCTTAGGAGTAATGCTTAGTATATCCTATATCATTGGGCAGATGAATGGACCTTTGAACCAACTTATTCAATTTGTTAGAACAATTCAAGATGCAAAAATTAGTCTTGAGAGATTGGGAGAGATTCACAACAAACAAAATGAAGAGAAAAGTGATGATACTCAGTCAGCAGATTTGAATGAAGAAAGCTTTGGTCACTCTTTAAATCAGGTGTTTTTTGCCAAAGGCCTTAATAGTCAGTTTAAATCTGGGATCAGCTTGGATAACGTTAGCTTCCGATATGGGTCTGAGAAATCATCTATGGTTTTGAAAAACTTGAATTTGCATATTCCTAAAGGTAAAGTAACAGCAATTGTAGGGGAAAGCGGTAGCGGAAAAACAACCCTTTTGAAACTGCTACTGAAATTCTATACTCCAACGGAAGGAAATATATCTGTAGATGGTAGTAATTTGAACGATATTTCAGCAAAACTGTGGAGGAATCAATGTGGAACTGTAATGCAAGATGGGTATATATTTTCAGATTCTATAGCGCGCAATATCGCTCTAGATGGTAAAAACATAGATGAGGTGAAATTAATGAATGCCGTACACGTAGCAAATGCGCATGAGTACATATCTCAGCTGCCATTAGGCTTCACTACCCGCATAGGTAACACAGGTTCAGGTTTAAGCGGTGGCCAAAAACAGCGGATTTTTATAGCCAGAGCAGTTTATAAAGAGCCTAATTATATGTTTTTTGACGAAGCTACTAGTGCATTAGACTCCAATAATGAAAGTATTATAATGGAAAATTTGGATGAGTTTTATAAAGGAAGAACAGTCTTGGTCATTGCCCACAGGCTAAGTACCGTTAAAAAAGCTGATCAAATTATTGTAATGAAGCAGGGAGAAATAGTGGAGCAAGGCACACATATCAGCTTGGTTAATCAAGGTGGTTATTATTATGAGCTTGTAAAAAATCAATTAGAACTCGGAGCAGCTTAA
- a CDS encoding lanthionine synthetase LanC family protein codes for MNNFIINRELEFISDYLQENIQQVKCVEGLFTGYLGTLIFFVEYNKRKNLFDELINDLTANLINDIRSSKVDNLDLASGLSGYLFTLFFLEKNDYLESGATRKLFESLKPTFVKVIKAKIANGDFDFLYGYIGILHVCNKIDKQFVEEYEFIELILEDPKAKLPWRYNKEDNNQKLQNKRIDYGFAHGVPSIISFLLKCYESNGGQQLKEELCLAAEYLGSIISLDGLSYFTYSSFSNDSTRLAWCYGDLPNAILLARLCHSLELKSSGKMSEKILNTIITERCSVEKNGVLDNCLCHGSLGISFQFNYYQKLFNINTFQNGAKHWLDIAINYQFNTGNKYFPHSDVTSGPLYDTEKHSMLEGITGCGLAYLSLCNNKRLLWEDLLMIN; via the coding sequence ATGAATAATTTCATCATAAATAGAGAGCTGGAATTTATCAGCGACTATCTGCAAGAAAATATTCAGCAAGTGAAATGTGTTGAAGGACTGTTCACTGGTTACCTCGGTACCTTGATTTTCTTTGTAGAATACAATAAACGCAAAAATTTATTTGATGAGCTGATAAATGATTTAACGGCAAACCTTATAAATGACATCAGATCATCCAAAGTTGATAATTTAGATCTGGCAAGCGGTTTATCAGGATATCTTTTTACTTTATTCTTTTTGGAAAAGAATGATTATTTGGAAAGTGGAGCTACAAGAAAACTATTTGAAAGTCTAAAGCCTACATTTGTAAAAGTAATAAAAGCAAAAATTGCAAATGGAGATTTTGATTTCCTGTATGGATATATCGGAATTTTACATGTATGTAATAAAATTGATAAGCAGTTTGTTGAAGAATATGAGTTTATAGAATTAATCCTGGAGGATCCGAAAGCTAAATTGCCTTGGAGATACAATAAAGAAGATAACAATCAGAAACTGCAAAATAAGAGAATTGACTATGGCTTCGCTCACGGAGTTCCTAGCATCATAAGTTTTTTGCTCAAATGCTATGAATCAAACGGTGGTCAGCAATTGAAAGAGGAGTTATGCTTAGCTGCAGAGTACCTAGGTTCAATTATCAGTTTGGATGGGCTCAGTTATTTTACTTATTCGAGTTTTAGTAATGATTCTACACGATTAGCTTGGTGTTATGGGGATTTACCTAATGCTATATTATTAGCTCGATTATGCCACTCTTTAGAGCTTAAGTCTTCAGGTAAAATGTCAGAAAAGATTTTAAATACTATAATTACTGAAAGGTGTTCAGTTGAAAAAAATGGTGTTTTAGATAATTGCTTATGTCATGGCTCCCTAGGCATATCTTTTCAATTTAACTATTATCAAAAGCTTTTTAATATTAATACCTTTCAAAATGGAGCTAAACATTGGTTGGATATTGCAATCAATTATCAATTTAATACAGGGAATAAGTATTTTCCTCATTCCGATGTAACATCAGGCCCCCTATATGATACGGAGAAACATAGTATGCTGGAAGGAATTACTGGCTGTGGTTTGGCTTATTTGAGTTTATGTAATAATAAAAGACTTTTATGGGAAGATCTATTGATGATAAACTAA
- a CDS encoding HlyD family efflux transporter periplasmic adaptor subunit translates to MPIDNSLNSEQQSHEMEEIVGKVPNWITRWGITVLFFVALIGAFISAFIQFPDTISADVIIQALEQPGKVSLTRDDASQEFIFMVKDEDFVKPGDTLFIHKNDKLKINKPIITPMSGQVFITKGIDADNTQDYLVWVVPKTTDFEVKLKYPLKGSGKIENGQEVVINIQNYPPSDFGYLTGKISKILPVPLEGQMQAYVKLDSMKLKTNTGKILPLDYLMEGKAEIILENRTIAKRIFGNILP, encoded by the coding sequence ATGCCAATTGATAACTCACTAAATTCAGAGCAACAAAGCCATGAAATGGAAGAGATTGTAGGTAAAGTCCCAAACTGGATTACCAGGTGGGGAATTACAGTCTTATTTTTTGTAGCTTTAATTGGTGCTTTTATAAGTGCCTTCATACAGTTTCCTGATACTATATCTGCAGATGTCATTATACAGGCTTTGGAGCAACCAGGAAAGGTCTCTTTAACGAGAGATGATGCAAGTCAAGAATTTATATTCATGGTTAAAGATGAAGATTTTGTTAAACCTGGTGACACTCTATTTATTCATAAGAATGATAAGCTCAAAATCAATAAACCGATCATTACTCCAATGTCTGGACAAGTTTTTATCACAAAAGGAATTGATGCCGATAATACTCAAGATTATCTTGTTTGGGTGGTTCCTAAAACCACAGATTTCGAAGTCAAATTAAAGTATCCCTTAAAAGGATCTGGAAAAATTGAAAATGGTCAAGAAGTTGTTATTAATATTCAGAATTATCCACCCTCAGATTTTGGATATTTGACAGGTAAAATAAGCAAAATATTACCAGTGCCCCTAGAGGGACAAATGCAGGCATATGTAAAATTAGATAGTATGAAATTGAAAACAAACACTGGTAAAATATTGCCACTAGATTATTTAATGGAGGGAAAAGCTGAAATAATTTTAGAGAATAGGACTATTGCAAAAAGAATATTTGGTAATATTTTACCTTAA
- a CDS encoding LLM class flavin-dependent oxidoreductase, translated as MKISLLEFGEGLTEENGLVRLKNVFDYAIKADELEFSRFWLAEHNLFNRKSAWGCPISLVPVLASITNRIRIGTGGILLKLHNSFDTVAQFKLWNAIYSNRLDLGLANGGVTKQQLEIANQNNESFDQKFEEVYSFLHEEDEWFKKEIIVPPYKGVPPELWALSGSAFGFHRALKYGTNYVRSIFHENSDLKYEKEAFDNFKDEFFNRHGRKVKTMLAISGSCLKDEKRLRELRKLSDNDEKNHLIGNLEYFREKIPALLEEYGADEILWRDMNRDIKEKMEALELLSEFIPEGTTHLNTIS; from the coding sequence ATGAAAATAAGCTTATTAGAGTTTGGTGAAGGTCTGACCGAAGAAAATGGTTTAGTCCGGTTGAAAAATGTATTTGATTATGCAATCAAAGCAGACGAATTAGAGTTCAGTCGGTTTTGGTTAGCTGAGCATAATCTATTTAATCGAAAATCCGCTTGGGGCTGTCCTATTTCTTTAGTACCTGTACTTGCTAGTATAACAAATCGGATCAGGATTGGTACTGGTGGGATTTTATTAAAACTTCATAATAGTTTTGATACTGTTGCTCAGTTTAAATTATGGAATGCCATTTATTCTAACAGATTAGATCTAGGATTAGCCAATGGAGGAGTAACAAAACAGCAATTGGAAATTGCAAATCAAAATAATGAATCCTTTGATCAGAAATTTGAAGAGGTTTATTCTTTTTTACACGAAGAGGATGAATGGTTTAAGAAAGAAATTATTGTACCACCTTATAAAGGGGTGCCACCAGAGCTTTGGGCTTTAAGCGGATCTGCCTTTGGTTTTCATCGTGCACTTAAATATGGGACAAACTATGTTCGTTCTATTTTCCACGAGAACTCAGACTTAAAATATGAGAAAGAAGCTTTCGATAATTTTAAAGACGAATTCTTTAACCGACACGGAAGAAAAGTTAAAACAATGTTAGCTATTTCAGGATCTTGTTTAAAAGATGAAAAAAGGCTTAGAGAACTGCGAAAGCTAAGTGATAATGATGAAAAAAATCATCTGATAGGTAATCTTGAGTACTTTCGAGAAAAAATACCAGCGTTATTGGAAGAATATGGAGCAGATGAAATATTGTGGAGAGATATGAATCGAGATATCAAAGAAAAAATGGAGGCGCTAGAACTGCTTTCTGAATTTATACCTGAAGGGACTACGCATTTAAATACTATTAGTTAA
- a CDS encoding lantibiotic dehydratase, whose amino-acid sequence MQISKNLRYYLLRTPVLPIEEAFEFIEADFNQNKDLIADKISKPFIEDSFFLASPDFMTALKKYMSEVKYFSVDDKVVKSFYKYFVRMSSRCTPFGLFAGCAVGTFSDQSKIKFDSNKYKSVSRLDMYYVSAITDYFNKIPLLRNQLRFFPNETIYPNGNNYRYIEYINTRSSRSYKISGFSGNSLICELLQVAQKGMYFSELKRFLINKKFKEEEVDNYLQQLIESQILVSDLLPSITGEEYFTVLIERLKKLNSTEDIVRDLEDVNSVVKKGRWSEEKKVTIEKILSKYIPIDTKNIVQTDLFFNTVTNTVNKSVISEISKLVTEYTSSEEFQSPYSMGDFAIKFQKKYGDREIPLLRALDNETGIGYKVSDSSSTAYMPLLENMKFSKSGYHSRNSWDSSKGKKVKILLDALKKGLQSVDLKSYSPKPNQTARDKMKVPKSMFMFGSLLSKSTETLDSGEFNFLLSAIGGPSGANLLGRFCSGDQQLQQFVQESLQEEEATNEEIIFAEIVHLPDGRTGNVVMRPTLRDYEIPILTNSSVDEEHTIKLSDLLVSVIGDKVVVRSKKLNKRVIPRLTNAHNYHNGLPVYKFLSDLQFQGFCRPHLWEWSILADQPFLPRIQYGKLILERATWNLSKASFLKRPSDESPSEYFKQLKEKLNMPDKVVLVEGDNELLLSLTSLISVNILTDKLKKRDIKLKEYLFSSENTFIKDEKGSYANELIVPFSTVHEEPIYSNSGRLQRQIATPEKRAILKRNFKVGDSWIYFKVFTGSKTADKILIDIIKPLSEELLVEGVIEKWFFIRYVEHGNHIRVRFYNSQKADFWVEVIKRMKDAFSSLQENGLVSQMQIDSYDREIERYGNATMELSEQMFFYDSIAITEFLDLIDGDTGEEYRWLLALLNIDSLLNDFQLTLHEKFQLLSQLKEYFYEETNNGSKNKSLWVSLNNKYRQYSKVIFDLLDQNTFEKEDISEAIQCFKRRSERNKILVGEVLSKFNSDKKVSDVSLFSFLSSHIHMTLNRTFIAKQRIHETVIYHLLAKYYDSKLSRIESLRKKNISSQLQLENS is encoded by the coding sequence ATGCAAATATCAAAGAATTTAAGATATTACTTATTGAGAACACCGGTGCTTCCAATAGAAGAGGCATTTGAGTTTATAGAAGCAGATTTTAATCAGAATAAGGATCTTATTGCAGATAAAATTTCTAAACCATTTATTGAAGATTCATTCTTTTTAGCTTCACCGGATTTTATGACTGCACTTAAAAAGTATATGAGTGAAGTAAAATACTTTTCTGTAGATGATAAAGTAGTAAAATCATTTTATAAATATTTTGTCCGAATGTCCAGCCGCTGCACTCCTTTCGGCTTGTTTGCAGGCTGTGCTGTGGGGACTTTTTCTGATCAAAGTAAGATAAAATTTGATTCCAATAAGTATAAGTCCGTTTCTAGGCTAGATATGTATTATGTTTCAGCAATTACTGATTACTTTAATAAGATTCCTCTCCTGCGAAATCAGCTTCGGTTTTTCCCTAATGAAACCATTTATCCCAATGGAAATAATTACAGATATATTGAATACATAAATACTAGATCAAGCAGAAGTTATAAAATATCTGGTTTTTCAGGCAACTCTTTAATATGTGAACTGCTTCAAGTAGCTCAAAAGGGTATGTATTTCTCTGAATTGAAGCGGTTCTTGATAAATAAAAAATTTAAAGAAGAAGAAGTAGATAACTACCTTCAACAATTAATTGAATCACAAATTCTAGTAAGTGATTTACTTCCCTCTATTACTGGAGAAGAATATTTCACGGTTTTAATTGAAAGACTTAAAAAACTGAATTCTACTGAAGATATAGTTCGGGACTTGGAGGATGTTAATTCAGTGGTAAAGAAGGGTCGATGGTCGGAAGAAAAGAAAGTTACCATCGAGAAGATATTAAGTAAGTATATTCCGATCGATACCAAAAATATAGTTCAAACTGATTTGTTTTTTAATACGGTAACAAATACGGTGAATAAAAGTGTTATTTCAGAAATAAGCAAGCTAGTTACTGAATACACCAGCTCAGAAGAATTTCAGAGTCCTTACAGCATGGGCGATTTTGCTATCAAGTTCCAAAAGAAATATGGAGATCGTGAAATTCCTTTATTAAGAGCATTGGATAATGAGACCGGTATTGGTTACAAGGTTTCAGATTCTAGTAGTACAGCATATATGCCGTTACTGGAGAATATGAAATTTTCAAAATCTGGGTACCACAGTCGAAATAGTTGGGATAGTAGCAAAGGGAAAAAAGTTAAAATCTTATTAGACGCTTTAAAGAAAGGGTTACAGAGCGTAGATTTGAAGAGTTATTCACCGAAACCAAACCAGACTGCAAGGGACAAAATGAAGGTACCCAAAAGTATGTTTATGTTTGGAAGTCTTCTTTCTAAATCAACTGAAACATTAGATTCTGGAGAATTCAACTTTTTATTATCAGCAATCGGAGGTCCATCGGGAGCTAACCTCCTAGGTAGATTCTGTAGTGGTGATCAACAACTTCAACAGTTTGTCCAAGAGTCATTACAAGAGGAGGAAGCTACAAATGAGGAAATTATTTTTGCTGAAATAGTTCATCTTCCGGATGGAAGAACCGGTAATGTAGTAATGAGACCCACTCTTCGAGATTACGAAATTCCTATACTTACGAATAGCTCTGTTGATGAAGAACATACCATTAAACTGTCTGATCTGCTGGTTTCTGTAATCGGTGATAAAGTTGTTGTAAGATCAAAAAAATTGAATAAAAGGGTTATACCACGGCTAACTAATGCTCATAATTATCACAATGGTTTGCCTGTATATAAGTTTTTGAGTGATCTCCAGTTTCAGGGTTTTTGTCGACCTCATTTATGGGAGTGGTCTATTTTAGCTGACCAACCATTTCTTCCAAGAATTCAATATGGGAAATTAATATTAGAAAGAGCAACCTGGAATTTGAGCAAAGCATCATTTCTGAAAAGACCTTCAGATGAAAGTCCTTCTGAATATTTCAAACAGTTGAAAGAGAAGCTTAATATGCCTGATAAAGTCGTTTTAGTTGAAGGAGATAATGAATTATTGCTGAGCTTAACTTCCCTGATCAGTGTAAATATTTTGACAGATAAATTAAAGAAGAGGGATATAAAACTGAAAGAGTATTTATTCAGTTCTGAAAACACTTTTATTAAAGATGAAAAGGGAAGTTATGCCAATGAATTAATAGTTCCTTTTTCGACAGTTCATGAGGAACCAATCTATTCCAATAGTGGCCGATTGCAAAGGCAAATAGCAACACCAGAAAAGAGAGCTATCCTTAAGAGAAATTTTAAGGTAGGAGATAGTTGGATATACTTTAAGGTATTTACTGGTAGCAAAACTGCAGATAAAATTCTAATAGACATCATAAAGCCATTATCAGAAGAATTATTAGTAGAAGGGGTTATAGAAAAGTGGTTTTTTATTAGGTATGTAGAACATGGTAATCATATTCGTGTCCGATTTTACAATTCTCAAAAAGCTGACTTTTGGGTCGAAGTGATTAAGAGAATGAAAGATGCTTTCAGTTCACTTCAAGAAAATGGATTAGTGAGTCAAATGCAAATTGATAGCTACGACAGAGAAATTGAGAGATACGGGAATGCTACAATGGAATTAAGTGAGCAGATGTTTTTTTATGACAGTATTGCTATCACAGAATTTCTAGATTTGATTGATGGTGATACTGGTGAAGAATACCGCTGGTTACTAGCACTTCTTAATATCGATTCCTTACTCAACGACTTTCAACTTACACTTCACGAAAAATTCCAGCTATTAAGCCAATTGAAGGAATATTTTTATGAAGAAACCAATAACGGTAGTAAGAATAAAAGTTTATGGGTTAGTCTAAATAACAAGTACCGACAATATTCAAAAGTGATTTTTGATTTATTAGATCAGAATACATTTGAAAAGGAAGATATATCCGAGGCTATACAGTGCTTTAAAAGAAGATCTGAAAGAAATAAAATTTTAGTAGGAGAGGTATTGTCTAAATTTAATTCTGATAAAAAAGTAAGTGACGTTTCTCTTTTTAGTTTCTTAAGTAGCCATATCCACATGACGCTCAATAGAACTTTTATTGCAAAGCAGAGAATACATGAAACGGTTATCTATCATTTATTAGCTAAATATTATGATTCTAAACTTTCACGAATAGAAAGTTTGAGAAAGAAAAACATTAGTTCTCAACTTCAATTAGAAAACTCATGA
- a CDS encoding S9 family peptidase, translating into MMNSKSTLLIIIFLLVICIGIMAQNSIDYQQPVEGIQRILESEPNPEINLSPDGKYVAICTYDRFNKGPKRGTILNLAGVSFNTLTNMPGSGSYYRDIKIKEATSDSTELSFSGLPNNIEIVNYKWSPDSKYIAAAIKENDRISLWLLTVDSRTAKMLYNGALNFSLIRENIFEWLPTENAIVFTAVSERNPDLLSLPDAKPKVFENKNSSEPSRTYQGLLESEHDEKLFEYYGISQLKKVNVVSGRITKLNSPGGILNFQPSPDGRYIMVHLVKKPFSYEYTVHRFPSELILLNNSGKLIERIEVPRVVRPLGRDAAYNVKRNFSWRNDKNATLTWVQSLDNGDPNEKVEKRDALYSWHAPFNETPSIVFSTALRFNEAIWVNDTLAIIKEKWWKTRTVNWLLINPQTSQLIDTVGHYNSQSILESLGDPIEIQQNGINTLLFRDSSLLLSRVYLNEEKEVVPFLETRNLFTGKTEILWESKAPNYEFPVTMINDENLNILFIARQSANVPINLVRYEIETKNNEQITFNENNLEIFNSELAQKNLFYYRKDSVKLEAEMLYNKDSLKNGGIKGAIVFAYPIDYINSSSANEHDYYPYKFRANLSLQKLLALSGYLVFDNTSFPIIATEGKPANDSYLQQIDMNSKAVIDALKETKIVDTNQVAIMGHSYGAFMVANVLTHSNYFRTGIAISGAYNRTLTPFGFQREYRTYWEDPKMYNKISPFQNADQLKNSILLFHGENDQNPGTHYQQSERYFEALKGLGKEVRFVSLPNEEHQFILSSTYSHIIWEIDRWLINQFNSVSVDGYAPKVMSE; encoded by the coding sequence ATGATGAATTCAAAGTCTACTTTACTAATAATAATATTTCTTTTAGTCATTTGCATCGGTATAATGGCTCAAAATTCTATAGATTACCAACAACCGGTAGAAGGTATTCAACGAATTTTAGAAAGCGAACCAAATCCGGAAATAAACTTAAGTCCTGATGGTAAGTACGTTGCAATTTGTACATATGACAGGTTTAACAAGGGACCTAAAAGAGGTACTATTCTTAATTTGGCTGGAGTTTCCTTTAATACTCTAACGAATATGCCAGGCTCAGGCTCTTATTATAGAGATATTAAAATTAAAGAGGCAACTTCAGACTCTACCGAATTAAGCTTTTCAGGCTTACCCAACAATATTGAAATTGTCAATTACAAATGGTCGCCAGATAGTAAATATATAGCTGCTGCAATAAAAGAAAATGACAGAATATCCCTTTGGCTTTTAACAGTTGATTCAAGAACAGCTAAGATGCTGTATAATGGTGCATTGAATTTTTCACTGATACGAGAGAATATTTTTGAATGGCTACCGACAGAAAATGCTATTGTGTTCACAGCTGTATCGGAGAGAAATCCTGATTTATTGTCTTTACCTGATGCTAAGCCGAAGGTTTTTGAGAATAAGAACTCATCGGAACCTAGCAGAACTTACCAAGGCCTATTGGAAAGTGAGCATGATGAAAAACTATTTGAATATTATGGAATCAGTCAATTGAAAAAAGTAAATGTGGTTTCCGGAAGAATAACAAAACTTAACAGTCCTGGTGGGATTTTGAATTTTCAACCATCTCCAGATGGACGCTACATTATGGTGCATTTGGTCAAAAAGCCTTTTTCATATGAGTATACGGTGCACCGTTTTCCTTCAGAGTTGATCCTCTTAAATAATTCTGGAAAACTAATAGAACGTATAGAAGTACCGCGAGTGGTAAGGCCATTAGGGAGAGATGCAGCATATAACGTAAAGAGAAATTTTTCTTGGCGAAATGATAAAAATGCAACATTAACTTGGGTGCAATCTTTAGATAATGGGGACCCCAATGAAAAAGTGGAAAAAAGAGATGCTCTATATAGTTGGCATGCTCCCTTCAATGAAACTCCTTCTATAGTTTTTTCAACAGCTTTGCGATTTAATGAGGCAATCTGGGTTAATGATACACTAGCTATAATTAAAGAAAAATGGTGGAAAACTAGAACTGTTAACTGGTTACTGATTAATCCTCAAACTTCACAATTAATTGACACCGTAGGCCATTATAATAGCCAAAGTATTCTAGAAAGCTTGGGTGATCCAATAGAAATCCAGCAAAATGGAATCAATACTTTATTATTTAGGGATAGCAGTTTGTTGCTTAGTAGAGTGTACTTAAATGAAGAAAAGGAGGTAGTACCATTTTTGGAGACGAGAAATTTGTTCACGGGCAAAACTGAAATACTTTGGGAATCCAAAGCACCTAATTATGAATTTCCTGTTACCATGATTAATGATGAAAATTTAAATATTCTTTTTATTGCAAGACAATCAGCTAATGTTCCAATAAACTTGGTTCGATATGAAATAGAAACAAAAAACAATGAACAAATAACTTTTAATGAGAATAATTTAGAGATTTTCAACTCAGAGTTAGCCCAAAAGAATTTATTTTATTATCGAAAGGATAGTGTCAAACTTGAAGCCGAGATGCTCTATAATAAAGACAGTTTGAAAAATGGTGGGATCAAGGGGGCTATTGTATTTGCTTATCCTATTGATTATATCAATTCCAGCAGTGCAAATGAACATGACTATTACCCATACAAATTCCGAGCAAATTTATCACTTCAAAAATTGTTAGCTCTTTCAGGATATCTAGTATTTGATAATACTTCTTTTCCAATAATTGCAACAGAAGGGAAACCAGCTAATGATTCGTATTTGCAACAAATTGATATGAATTCAAAAGCAGTTATTGATGCTTTGAAGGAAACAAAGATCGTAGATACAAACCAAGTAGCAATTATGGGTCATTCTTACGGTGCATTTATGGTTGCTAATGTACTTACTCATAGTAATTATTTTAGAACTGGTATTGCAATAAGTGGAGCTTACAATAGAACACTGACCCCATTTGGATTTCAAAGAGAATACAGGACCTATTGGGAAGATCCAAAAATGTATAATAAGATTTCACCGTTTCAAAATGCCGACCAGTTGAAGAATTCAATTTTGCTTTTTCATGGTGAAAATGACCAAAATCCAGGGACACATTATCAGCAGTCAGAGAGATATTTTGAAGCCTTGAAAGGCTTAGGCAAGGAGGTAAGGTTTGTGTCATTACCTAATGAAGAGCATCAGTTTATACTATCATCAACTTATTCTCATATCATTTGGGAAATAGACCGATGGCTGATAAATCAATTTAATTCCGTTTCTGTTGACGGATATGCGCCTAAAGTTATGTCGGAGTAA